In Passer domesticus isolate bPasDom1 chromosome 9, bPasDom1.hap1, whole genome shotgun sequence, a genomic segment contains:
- the LOC135307007 gene encoding uncharacterized protein LOC135307007, producing MRAVHVMVTSCGCLLVVVDTESALSAPERGADTVLTPSWYLKRMKDDKVPEEFPEGLPDVPEELLAALHEAPSETDFETVPETLAVEESDSVPGSHEKREPIEDTRTLAEPEEYSGSSGGQKAQTAGHCDPSKYYILVGTVAASALLLLGAVSGYLVMHQLLKRDRRSQEDKEATGQDWDSSWESCGQPRGEAESGEGAGSSERAQGNGFRDSCRLFPELFAAELAQLHKNMSADPSPLPTCSFCALADNTSSRDHWISLESPQPTASSWPSYQYLQDYYLLEDED from the exons atgagggcagtgcacgtgatggtaacttcttgtgggtgtttgcttgtagttgtggacacagagagtgctctttcagcccctgagcgaggggcagataccgtgctgactccgagctggtacctcaagc ggatgaaggatgacaaggttcctgaagagttccctgaaggattgccggatgttccagaggagctcctggcagccttgcatgaagccccatctg agacagattttgagactgtgccggagaccttagctgtggaagaaagtgacagtgtgccaggctcacatgaaaaaagagaaccaatagaggacaccaggacacttgctgagcctgaggaatattcag ggtcatccggtgggcaaaaagcccagactgctggacactgtgacccgagcaagtactacatcctagtagggacagtagcagcttcagctttgcttctgcttggggcagtgtctggctatctagtcatgcatcagctgctgaagagagacag gaggagccaggaggacaaagaggcaacaggacaggactgggactcttcctgggaaagctgtggtcagcctagaggtgaagcagagtcaggagaaggagcgggaagcagcgagagagcccaaggcaacgggttcagggacagctgccgcctgtttcctgagctctttgcagcagagctcgcccagctgcacaagaacatgagcgcagacccgtcacctctgcccacctgctccttctgtgctctggctgacaacacctcttcacgggaccactggatttccctggagtcacctcagcccacagcatcctcttggccctcctaccaatacctgcaggactactatctgttagaggatgaagattag